From a region of the Balaenoptera acutorostrata chromosome 14, mBalAcu1.1, whole genome shotgun sequence genome:
- the TPBG gene encoding trophoblast glycoprotein, with amino-acid sequence MPGGCSRGPAAGDGRLRLARLALVFLGWVSSSSLPSSASSSTSSALPVSAASAQPQLPGRCPPACECSEAARTVKCVNRNLTEVPADLPPYVRNLFLTGNQLAVLPAGAFARRPPLAELAALNLSGSHLEEVRAGAFEHLPSLRQLDLSHNPLADLSPFAFSGGNASVAAPSPLVELLLNRIVPPAAERQNRSFEGTVAAALRAGHALRGLRRLELVSNHLLYLPRNVLAQLPGLRHLDLRNNSLVSLTYVSFRNLTHLESLHLENNALKVLHNGTLAELQSLPHVRVFLDDNPWVCDCHMADMVAWLKETEVVQGKARLTCAFPEKMRNRVLLELDSSDLECDPILPPSLQTSYVFLGIVLALIGAIFLLVLYLNRKGIKKWMHNIRDACRDHMEGYHYRYEINADPRLTNLSSNSDV; translated from the coding sequence ATGCCTGGGGGGTGCTCCCGGGGCCCCGCCGCCGGGGACGGGAGGCTGCGGCTGGCACGGCTGGCGCTGGTCTTCCTGGGCTGGGTCTCCtcgtcctccctcccctcctccgcgtcctcctccacctcctcggCGCTCCCGGTCTCCGCGGCGTCCGCGCAGCCCCAGCTGCCGGGCCGATGCCCGCCGGCGTGCGAGTGCTCCGAGGCGGCGCGCACCGTCAAGTGCGTGAACCGCAACCTGACCGAGGTGCCCGCGGACCTGCCCCCCTACGTGCGCAACCTCTTCCTCACCGGCAATCAGCTGGCCGTGCTCCCCGCCGGGGCCTTCGCCCGCCGGCCGCCGCTAGCCGAGCTGGCCGCGCTCAACCTCAGCGGCAGCCACCTGGAGGAGGTGCGCGCCGGCGCCTTCGAGCATCTGCCCAGCCTGCGCCAGCTCGACCTCAGCCACAACCCGCTGGCCGACCTCAGCCCCTTCGCCTTCTCGGGCGGCAACGCCAGCGTCGCGGCCCCCAGCCCCTTGGTGGAACTGCTCCTGAACCGCATCGTGCCCCCTGCGGCCGAGCGGCAGAACCGGAGCTTTGAGGGTACGGTGGCAGCGGCCCTGCGAGCGGGCCACGCGCTGCGCGGGCTCCGCCGCCTGGAGCTGGTCAGCAACCACCTCCTCTACCTGCCCCGCAACGTCCTGGCCCAGCTGCCCGGCCTCAGGCACCTGGACCTGCGCAACAACTCGCTGGTGAGCCTGACCTACGTGTCCTTCCGCAACCTGACACACCTCGAAAGCCTCCACCTGGAGAACAACGCCCTCAAGGTCCTGCACAACGGCACCCTGGCGGAGCTGCAGAGCCTGCCCCACGTCAGGGTCTTCCTGGACGACAATCCCTGGGTCTGTGACTGCCACATGGCGGACATGGTGGCCTGGCTCAAGGAGACAGAGGTAGTGCAGGGCAAAGCCAGGCTCACCTGTGCATTCCCGGAAAAAATGAGGAATCGGGTTCTCTTGGAACTCGACAGCTCCGACCTGGAATGTGACCCTATCCTTCCTCCATCCCTGCAGACGTCTTACGTCTTCCTGGGTATTGTTTTAGCCCTGATAGGCGCCATCTTCCTACTGGTTTTGTATCTGAACCGCAAAGGGATAAAAAAGTGGATGCATAACATCAGAGATGCCTGCAGGGATCACATGGAAGGGTATCATTACAGATACGAAATCAATGCGGACCCCAGGTTGACAAACCTCAGTTCTAATTCGGATGTCTGA